cctctctctttctctttcctccctccccctccctctccctggggcctctagcttggggctggggtgaaGACCAAGGATAGATACCCCCCCACCCCGCATGGGTAAGGACAACACCGTCAGCAGGCTGAGCCCCTCTCCCTCAACCCTTCCCCAACAGACGAGGACCTCGTTCCCCAGGACCTGACCAGAAAGAGCCGGGACTCGGCCCCTGCTGCTGGAGCCCCCTCCTCTCAGGATCTCAGTCCCCCAGACGTAAAGGAAGAGGCTGGCAGGGTCCCTGAGAGGCCCGGGCCCACAGAGGAGGGCGAGAGCGAGGGAGAGGCGGAGAGGGAGGGGGTTCCCGGGCAGTCGCTGCGGGGCGGCGACCACCGCCCTCACTACCAGGAGCGCTGGCGACTGGAGTACCTCATGGAGCTGGATGGCGGCCGGCGCGGCCTGGTGTGCCTGGTGTGCGGGGGCGCGCTGGCCTCGCTCAAGATGAGCACCATCAAGCGGCACATCCGCCAGCGCCACCCGGGCTCCACGTGCCTCACCGGGCCTGTCAAGGAATGGAGCGAGAAGGCCGCCCACCTTCTGGCCCTGGGGCTGCCCTGCTCGGAGCCGCCCCCCGGCCCCACCGGCCCCAGTACTGCCGCAGTCCGGGAAGGGGGAAGGGCGGAGGAGGCGGAGGCAGAGGAGGAGTGGTGGGGTGAGCCGGTGGAGGGCCAGAGCAGGTGGCCAGGAGCGTGGGCAGGGACCGGGCAGGCACGGAGAGGGCTGGGCCTAGCGTGGCTGCTTGAAGAGTGAGAGTAGAAGGCTGAAGGGAGGCTGGGATCGAGGGACAAAAGGAGGGGAATGTGTCCTGAGATGTGGGACCTGTCCTGCTGTCGGCCAGCAACTCCAACGCAGCCCTTTGTCCTTCTCCAGGCGAAGTCCCACTTTCCCCTGGGGCTGCTTTGGAGCGGCCCGCCGAGGAAGAGGAGGACGAAGAGGACGGGCAGGAACCCGGAGGACTGGCCTTCCCGCCGCTGCCACTGCCGCCACCGCCCCctcccccgccgccgccgccgccccgcaGCCGGGAACAGCGGCGGAACTACCAGCCGCGCTGGCGGGGCGAATACCTGATGGATTACGACGGCAGCCGGCGCGGCCTGGTGTGCATGGTGTGCGGGGGCGCGCTGGCCACGCTCAAGGTGAGCACCATCAAGCGGCACATCCTGCAGGTGCACCCCTTTTCCATGGACTTCACACCGGAGGAGCGCCAGACCATCCTGGAGGCCTACGAGGAGGCGGCGCTGCGCTGCTACGGCCACGAGGGCTTCGGGCCACCCGCCCCTGCACCGCGTGACGGCGGCACGGACCTCAAGCCGGGTGCCGTGTGCCGGGCATAGCGGACTCGCCGGGTCGCCCTGTGCTCGGCCGGGCTGGGCTGGGAGGCCCTCGTATCTCGTGCTAGAGCTTCCCACGGCCGACTGCTGTCGCGTCCCCCCCCGCTGGCCGGGCTGGGCGGAGATTGGGTGGCGCCGACGCTACTTAGGTGTCGGAGCTAGTCGGGCGCTGGGGGAGCGCACCCGGTCCCGGTGCTCCGGGCCTCTGCGCAGCGCTCCGCTTTCTATGAAGCCAAAGCGGTCTCTGAAGTGTTAGCCCCGAGCGCCGCTAGCCCCAGCCCGTGTCGGGCAGCAGCCGGCGAGGCGCCCCTTTGCCAGGCTGGGATGGGGGCGTCATCAGTCAGTATTAGGGCCTCGGGAGGGGCCtcggggagggcaggaggagcgCGCCGGCCCCTTGTCCTGGCCGAGGGCCCAGTTCTCTGCGGCCTTGCACGCCAGCAGGCACAGCTCCCGTCTCGGGGACGGCTGACTGCCTGGTCCTAATTGGTATTCTTGGCCTCTCGGAGGCCCTGGCCACGGACGGGGGCCTTAGGCTTGGGGCGGGGCCCTGGGCTGGGAGCCTCCGGGATGGGGGGGGGCGCGTGGGACCGCGGACGGGCGGGGCGACCCGCCCTGAGCCTGGGCCCTGCCAGCTGCGCCAGCCTCGGGGGCAGGCTCAGAGAGACCCTGCCCCAGGTGGCTCCGCCCTCTGCCACTCCCTCCCGCCCTATTGGCTTCGTGTAAAGGGATTAGCACTTTTTTCCTTTGCTCCTCTCCTGCCCTGAGGGCCTCCGTTTACCCCTAAACTGAGTCTGGCGTTTTTTGGTCTAGCGCCAGGTCCATTCGAGCCCGGGGCACTGGCGGTCCCGGCAGTTGACCTATATTCCCGCCTCCTCCCTTTGTCCTCAGTGGACTCGCTACCCGTTCTTCGCTCCCAGGGCCTGGGGCCGGGCCTCGGCCTCTCTCTTCCGGAGGCAGGGCCAGGCCCTGTGGGTGGGGAAGGGGCCGCGATCTCCCAGGCAGGTCCGAGAGAGGGATGTGTAGACTCATTCTCCCGTGGAGAACCGGTGGCCCTGAGATCAGGCCCCTTTTtgctctttgtattttattttggaactGTATTTAATGCTTTTATATGAAAGGGGGCGGGACGGAGACGGAGCTGACCCAATCACCCTAATGTGCAAATGTCTTATTTATTATGTGTGTATCAGAGATAAGCTGTGAGGTAGTGGGGGAAGGACCTAAAGGAAGAAGGAGCTAGGACAGCGGCGGGGATGGGAGGACTAAATATCCCATATATTCCTGTAGCCTCGGCCTCTTTCTCCTGCCCCAGCGTTGGCTTTCCACAAAGGGATGCCCCTGCAGGGACGGCGCTCTCCCGCTGGCTTAAAGTCAGGGTGGGGAAGCCAAGGGGTAGAGCTTGTGGGTGGGGTCTGCAAGGGTGTGGCCCTGGGGGACAAGGGCGGGCTGTCTTGAGAAAGCAGAAGGCAGAGAAAGCTCTTAATCCTTACCCGCCCCAGGCCAGAACCCAAGGTTCAAGTGCCTCAGGCCAAGTTCCTTGACTTTCTAATTGGGAGTTGTGTTTTTATATCACgaattttatagcattttataCAGCTTTGCTGGAGTTGGAAGGGACTCTGGAGATAACTTAGTACCATCTCTCCCCCTTCACGCAGGCAAAATTCTTAATACCAGAAATAACTTTTCACACAGCTAAGGTAGAAACAGGacaagaactaggaaaaaaaaaatcctaactcCCAATTCAGTGTTTTTTCCATCATAGCACGCTGCCTCCCAATCTCTGGTAAATTATTAGAATTCTTTACCCATTATGCCTGCAAAGGGGGTGGCATGTTTGGGGCACTGCAGGCTGTCACAGTGCACTTATGATTCCTGAGGTTGGCAGAGAACTGCACTTCTTTGAGGATGCTAAGCTCTTGGAATGAGGGGCAGCTCCTGCTGCTGCAGGCCTCagctgggaggcagaggctgcTTTGCAGCTTTGGGATCAGAACACAAGATGGCCCTTCACCCCTGGCCAAAGGTCTACTCAGCAGGGCAAGGCTCTGGCTTTGTGTTCTTCCATTGTTTTGGAATTTGGGGATGGGCTGTCAGTTGGCTGAAAAGTGAATTTCCACTAGTTTGGCCCTCCAGGGTTTTTGAGACAGTATTAAAATCTTGAGAACAGATAAGCTGTGGCACCAGCCTGGGCATCGCCATTCTTTACTTCATGCATGTTGGTTTCAAATCCAGAAGGAGTATTCTATCACTTTTTCCACACTGCCATTCAAAAACAGGCAAATCAGGACAGCTGGTTATAATCACCTGAGCTCACTGTTGATGCTCAGGTAAGCCAAGTCAGAAAACGGGTTAGGTATTGGTTTCCCCCTTTACAGAAGAGGCCTTAGAACAAAAGTGACTGAGTGGCTTTTTAAGTGTGGCCCCAGATCATCTTAGGACCTTGCTAGAGGTATAAATTTTGGGGGCCCAGATGTGATCTGGGAAGTGCCGCTATAGTGATTACTACTGTGACTGGAGCTATGGCCTCAGAGTTGCCCTCATTGCTTGGGTGCCTCCTTGCCTTGGGATTCTGAcataaacaatttcatttttttttttttttttggttaatggTATCCTTGCTATTATGGCCAATATGTAAATGTTACTctgaatacatatttatataccaTGTTACTTAGTGACATTATTTGAACATTTGTATGCGTATTTGTGAAGTTGTTTGCttcagtcatttaaaaagaaatacttcaGCCTAAGTTTTTTAAGAGGTAtgttgaataaatttttaaaatccagctTGAGTCACAGCAGCCTTAGTTTTGGGAAGAGCAACTTGAGAAACAAGTTGTTTTACAAAGAGGtgactgattcttgattttggtGCTTAGTGTGGCCTTCTGTGGTTCATATAGGCTGCTTCACATTGCAAGTGGGGAACCCTTCCAGTCTGGTGTGTTCCTCTGGGCCAGCAGCCCCcttgcatccattttttttttctttaaaagtgtgGCTggggtgattgaacccagggcgtcaTGCATGCcagaaaagtgctctaccactaagccatacctCCAGCTCATCTTTCTCCTAAGCTCACCTCTTAGAGGGTGTTTGATTTTCTCAGAAACCAAATGCACAACTGTGCTTTTTACATTATGGAAATTCTGCAATTTTGGGAATTcatataaattgttttttaaaacccTCAAAGTGGAGTGAGGAGGGGGGAAGTGGAAGGAAGCCCCGTTTATAAGTATAAAGAATAAAGTTAGCAGAACACCACCAGTCattgtgttctttatttttaaattaataccaCATCAATTTGCAGTTTTACAGGAACCAAGATTCAAGCTCCTTGGGTGCTACTGTATTTTTATGTTCCACGCACAGACACGCACACAGTTTCATTAGTACTTTTTTGTCtatgttttccttaaaaaaaaaaaaaaattctgcgtGGCACAAACATCTCTCCCATTATTATTaacacagcaacaacaaaagaaaagaacctGGTGTGGGGCTTCCAGTGCAGAAAGAGGTCCTTTGGAGGGGAAGCCTGAAAGTCCATCAGTGCATCGACTTCCTGGGAGGGTAAGGAATGGTGATGGAGAGGGAGATTCTTAATgacagaaaatgttaaaaatttcaaaaagaaagggggcaagaaaataagaaaagggagTATGGGGAGAGTTCCTTTTTACTCATCTAAATTCcccagtaattaaaaaaaaaaaatcctcccagTGCTTCCTGCAGAGCTGCAGTACTTTGGGACCAACAAATATTGTAGCCCTTACAGCTTGCTCCCTCTTGGAAGGGCAGGACTACGTAGGAGCTACAAGCTTAAGGAACTTAATGACTGCTTTCACACTGACTTGAGTCTCCATgtggaaaagggaggaagaaactTTGTCTCAAACAGGAATCAATGATTCCCAATCACCCTCCACCTGCTGTGCCTGTGCAGTGCTCGTCTCCAACTGAAGAAAGCCCATCAATACACTCTGGCCCTGTCTGGTCATCTTAACTTAAAAGTCCACAGAAAGCACTCTCCAAAGGAGCATCCTGGGCCATGGTACAGGGGCTGAGCATTTTGTGTGTCTGAAAATCAAAGAAAGCACCCTCAAAGCAGATAGACTCCACATGAACAACAAAATGCACGTCCCCACACTGGCGTGCAGTCTCTTAGCCACAGACACATAAGATCTCCCCTCAAGCCAGCTTGGCTTTGGTCCTTACACTAAACTGATGAGCACACATTAAAGCAACAGCATGTGAGGAGAaagcagtggtggtggtggtggtggtggtagatAAAGAAAAacgttttcttttttggtagttcCATCTTTTGAGACTGTTCCCCCTCCATGGACTGAGACAGGATTACAATAACTCAATAACTAGGGAGCCCACATGCAGAGTATTTTTCTCTAACAAGTTTACAGCAGTGTACAGCAGGTACAGacatttatttcataataataaaagtacaacCATATTTATTAAACTTGAGGTGAGGTGGGTGGGCAGGAAAGAGGGGAAAGCACATTCAGGAATGAGTTCTCAAATTAACTCCCAGAACTGGCATCCAAGAGATGATATGGACACCATGCTCCCAGCTGGTGGAGCCCTTCCTTCCCTGTGGATGCGTGGCAGAGGGAGGTGGCCATTGCTGTGCCCCTGCCACACCCTTTCCCACCCTTTTCTGTTTCTACTCTTATTTCTCAGATGGCATTCTGGAGACAGGAATTATCACTACTACCTATAAGTTACTCAGAGCTGGAAGTTATATCATTAAGTCAAGAAGAGGAATATTAAGAGTAGCTGCTCACAgtgtggggcaggaggatgggatTGGTGGGCTGCAAATAACCCAAGGAAGGCATCCCCCTCCTGTCTCCAAACCATTTCTTCACAAGTTAATCATTATTTCTTAACTTAAAAATAAGGGCAAAACTATAATGGGAGTTGTGTAAAACTAGTCCTTGAAAACTGAATAGAAGGACCCAAGAAATTTTTCTACCattcactttctctttttctaaatctTTCCCCTTTTCATGCTACAGGTAAAAAGCTCCACCACCACTAAGGTATAATTTATcctattaattttattcttttctttattcttttgggTTCTAAGATATCAGTTCTTTTTGTTCAGTCCACTGTTTCTTGTGCTTGATACTGAGGgtaaagggaaaggaggggagaaaataccaaattaaaataaaaataagcttggAATGCAGGCTCAAGCTGACACTGAGCATGTCCTCCATGGTACAAGTAACATCATTATAACTATTAAGTGGTGTTTTAGTAACTGTTGCATTTCTGGTTTCCATGTGTTTATTCTGCCTTCTTTTTGGCGATTCCAGGGAGTTTTGCTTGGATCCTGTtcagggtgggggggtgggggagaagaagaagaagaaaaaaaaaacataagcatTTGTCTGGGTTTACATTTTTACAGTGATAGTAGAAGACAGTCCTGGACTTGCTAGAGTAACCTAGAAACATTCTCCCATTTTCACAGGGATATGGTGAAGAGAGGCAGGGGTTCCAAGCTGTCCTGTTCTCTGCCTGGGATGAGCCTGAGGGGTCCACAAAGATCATCCCTCTTCCCCTGCTGCCATGCCTGATCCTCTTTCTCTGCCAGGAATCTGAGTCTTTCACTGAGGGTTCCAGAGAAGAATGGAGGGACCCAGGCAAGATGCCTGATGACTATGTTCTAAACTTGCAGTCTATTACTTAAACTCACAAGATATTACTTAAAAAAGGCCCATTTCTCTGGCTCTGTGAGGTACAGAACCCACCAGTGCCACAAAGGACCTAGAAGTCAGGGTGAAGGAGACATGTAAAACAGATATGGGTCATAGTATCCTGGATCTCAGGCCTATGGGATGTGGCAACATTTCCCAGCCCCTCACAGGATACCAGAAGCTGCCTTTTATTCTGGCAAAGGGGCTATTCAATCAGAAAACCTGGTGCaatggtgcaagcctataatcccataATGCTCAGGGACAGTCTTGGCAACTaagggagacactgtctcaaagtaaaaaataaaaagggctgagggtgtatcAGTAGTAAAGTGCCAATGGGCTCTATCATCAgtatcacaaagaaaaaagaaaaccctcagTAATGTCAAGGCTACTCTCCACAAATGCCACAAACACAGCTGGCAACCCAATTCAAGCTCATATTGGCACTCAAGATGTTAGCTTTAAAGCCTAGCTATAATCACCTTTCACAAATTAACTAGGGTAAATAgccaccatatatatatatatatatatatatttgtgctgTCTGtctgatgtagctcagtggcaaagtacccttaggttcaattcccagtttaaaaaaaaaatcaaaaaatcagGTAAAGATTCTGGCATCAAACCAGACCTACTGGATATACTCAGTTTCTTCTTAAGTTTTTTGTAGtggtggggatggaacctaggactcactcatgctaggcaagtgctctatcactgagctacatacatctcTAGCCTACTCAGCTTTTTCTTGAAAAACCTGGAGAAAGCACTAAAATCTGGGGTATGGAAGTAGCACACAGGGAATCTGTGGTACTTCTTTCTAAAAGAACACCtgaagaagggaagggggaaggggagatGAAGGGAAGGCTCTGgggaatgagactgatcaaattatTTGGACGGATGAATGAGGCATATTGAATCTCACTTATAGTGTATGATTCATGATATatcaataaaaagttaaaaagagaaaaactgaagaaagtATGGAataatgttaacatttttacttcaAATCATTGGTTTCATAATATTTGTTatgaataactgaaaataaaaaagcagctCCTTAATATAGGCGagtcctaggttccatccccagcactacaatattttattacttgattTAGGtattacttaaaaaagaaaagagagatttgGTAATCACAGAAAACAGTTAGCTTAGCTGGGTATGATGATGTATGcttataaccccagctacttggaggcagaggcaagaggtttgcaaatttgaggccagcctggacaacttggcaagacccagtctcaaaattaaaaaaaaaaaaaaagggctgggggtgtagctgagtggcagagcgaccttgggttctatcttcagtaccacaaaaacaaacaaaaaacactcctAAACTTGGTGGTACTAGATTTTGAACCcagggcaagtgttctaccttgccccccccccccaataaacaaaacaaagtttttttttgttttttttttttcccaggacGAAAATGACTATCTTTGACATGGGCATTTTAGACAAAGGACTAAAAATAACCAGGGGGAAAAACACATGTCATGATGAAATGTGTTTCCAAATGTACTTACTTTTCAACAATTGACTTGGTTTGATCCCGGACGATGCCAACATAGTGATCAATCTGGGtctttaaggaaagaaagaagactcAGCTGTAGTAACACATAGATTAATGTTTCAGACTTCAAATTATGCCAAGCTGTGTGAAAGTGAAAGCTTTTGCAAAGGTAAGCTTTACTTGGTACTTTCTTTACTGGAGCATTCTACTATGTAAACATCTGCTTGCACCACCCTGAACAGCCTACAGCTTACCCCcccataaaacaaaagaaactgcTTCCTTTTACATTCAGTTTTTATTCATTAAgcattttttcaactttttgaaGAGATAATGCATCTATGCAATAAAACCTCGAAATGTTTACACAAGGGGTAACAAGTAAGTCTCTTTCCCACCCACATCTCTTCTAGACATCTAGTTTCTCTCACTGGAGGAAAACACCGTGACCA
This portion of the Ictidomys tridecemlineatus isolate mIctTri1 chromosome 4, mIctTri1.hap1, whole genome shotgun sequence genome encodes:
- the Zfta gene encoding zinc finger translocation-associated protein isoform X2 produces the protein MDFNPARHGMVCMVCGSSLATLKLSTIKRHIRQKHPYSLHWSPREKEVISNSWDAHLGLGACGEAEGLGAQGAEEEEEEEDEEEEEGASLQACPPKGSGKASAGGGSRLRRRVQGGPVASRRRCLSASRRAGGSRGLGSQRLERRLKESLQSWFRAECLMDYDPRGNRLVCMACGRTLPSLHLDDIRAHVLEVHPSSLGLSGPQRSALLQAWGGQPGALSELTQPPPDEDLVPQDLTRKSRDSAPAAGAPSSQDLSPPDVKEEAGRVPERPGPTEEGESEGEAEREGVPGQSLRGGDHRPHYQERWRLEYLMELDGGRRGLVCLVCGGALASLKMSTIKRHIRQRHPGSTCLTGPVKEWSEKAAHLLALGLPCSEPPPGPTGPSEVPLSPGAALERPAEEEEDEEDGQEPGGLAFPPLPLPPPPPPPPPPPPRSREQRRNYQPRWRGEYLMDYDGSRRGLVCMVCGGALATLKVSTIKRHILQVHPFSMDFTPEERQTILEAYEEAALRCYGHEGFGPPAPAPRDGGTDLKPGAVCRA